In one Nicotiana sylvestris chromosome 8, ASM39365v2, whole genome shotgun sequence genomic region, the following are encoded:
- the LOC104231143 gene encoding osmotin-like protein, with product MSNLTTCLVFFLLAFVTYTYASGVFEVHNNCPYTVWAAATPVGGGKRLERGQSWWFWAPPGTKMARIWGRTNCNFDGAGRGWCQTGDCGGVLECKGWGKPPNTLAEYALNQFSNLDFWDISVIDGFNIPMSFGPTKPGPGKCHGIQCTANINGECPGALRVPGGCNNPCTTFGGQQYCCTQGPCGPTELSRWFKQRCPDAYSYPQDDPTSTFTCTSWTTDYKVMFCPYGSAHNETTNFPLEMPTSTHEVAK from the coding sequence ATGAGTAACTTAACAACTTGTTTAGTGTTCTTCCTCCTTGCCTTTGTGACTTACACTTACGCTTCCGGCGTGTTTGAGGTCCACAACAACTGCCCATACACCGTATGGGCGGCGGCAACCCCTGTAGGGGGTGGCAAACGTCTCGAACGAGGTCAAAGCTGGTGGTTCTGGGCCCCACCGGGTACTAAAATGGCACGTATATGGGGTCGTACCAATTGCAACTTTGATGGTGCTGGTAGAGGTTGGTGTCAAACCGGTGATTGTGGTGGAGTCTTAGAATGTAAAGGGTGGGGTAAACCACCAAACACTTTAGCTGAATACGCGTTGAACCAATTCAGCAACTTAGATTTCTGGGACATTTCTGTAATTGATGGATTCAACATTCCTATGTCTTTTGGCCCGACTAAGCCTGGCCCTGGAAAATGTCACGGAATTCAATGCACAGCTAACATAAATGGTGAATGCCCTGGTGCACTTAGGGTACccggaggatgtaacaacccatGTACAACATTTGGAGGACAACAATATTGTTGTACACAAGGACCATGTGGTCCTACTGAGTTATCAAGATGGTTCAAACAAAGATGTCCTGATGCCTATAGTTATCCTCAAGATGATCCAACAAGTACATTTACTTGCACAAGTTGGACTACAGATTATAAGGTTATGTTCTGTCCTTATGGAAGTGCACACAATGAAACAACAAATTTCCCATTGGAGATGCCTACAAGTACTCATGAAGTGGCTAAGTAG